The region ggatatataGGTGGATACCTTGTGAATTCACAGGGCATataataaagttattttgaCAAATTAGTGGATTCATCCTATTTTGCATTATAAATCAGAATCTGAGAAGTAACtcgcatttttttttaaatgtgtacagaACTTAAGTATTGTAGCCTACTTTATAACTTCAACCCACTCAAGTCgttgtgtgtaaaaaaagtaaactagTGATAGCTTTTTAAGCTAATATAACTTGTGTTGTCAAACGGTCCAGTTTAAAGGTGAGTCGTGTCGCGTTGCTCTGTGTGGGGAATATGTTtcatccatagactgtaaatattgtggTTGTATCAGCTGTTGTCTTGAGGCGGGCGTGTCCGTTAGCAGAGCACTCTGCGACTGTCTGCACCGGCCTGCAGCTAAAAAGAAACTTGACTCACGGTAAACTCTGTCATGTTACTGAGTTTCAGTCTCCAGTATTTCACTTTGGCTACATAAAGTTGCGCAACGAAGCAAAGCAAGTCCGGACATGACGGGCAGTGCACGCTGATGTTCGCTACCACAATAAAAGCCTCCTCTACGCCGAGCAGACTTCACGTAGCAGATCAACGTTCTGACTGTACATTGAAATGCCACACAAACTACACGTATGCTTCAGGATTCAGATAAATGCCTGACATTAAAGAGAGCAGTTTGCACGTGAAGGTCGGTCACTAACTCATTctgctcaactttttttttgtctgattgacACAGACTAAAAATTATTATATTACAATTGTGAAATTGACGGAAATTTGCCGTAGCGACGGAGAACTTCAATCCCTGTAATTATTAAAGGGCACAAGACTGATTGTAGTTAGAGTATGTATGTGAAAAGGTTTGTGTTGTCACTATAGAACTAAAGAGCTAGAATTAAGAAATGGGTTAACAGAAGCTGAGTTAGAGAAACAACTCCAGTAAGACAAGTTCTCACAAGGTTATCGTCCGTGTGTGACTCTGCTCCATATAGCTACCTGGTAGTCTTTCAAGGAATCCACAACAGCTTTCACTTCTAATTTGCAGGCCTCCTGGAATCCCACCACTCTATCTGGGTTGGTCTCTTCCAGCTTCTTCTTAATACTGAACATGCGAAACAGATATGCGTTAGTTCCATGTAGCACAGTGGTGTACCAGCCATGTATTCGGTTACCTGCAGCACTGATACTCACTTCTTACAGTAGTCCTTCAGGTAAGCCATGTAGGACTTCTTGTTAAAGCCAGTCTCCTTAAGGTTGTGGTTGAGAACAATGTCACAGCCAGAGTTGGACGATGCATCAGCTGTCTCACATATCTCCTCACTGGAGGCGTTCGCTCCAATTAAAGCGTCATCGAATTGTTCTGTCCTGGTGATGGTCTGGAAGTAGAAAGAAGAATATTAGGCAACActggcaaaaataaaacaaccaaagCATGATACTACACAAAGTTCACTCCACAGGGCACTGAGAGCTTCAAATGGGCCTGACACATTCTCAAACATACTATTAAGTTATTTAAAGGGCCAAAAGCCATTCACTGCACCGGCCCATGATGCACCGGCCTGAGTGACTAATCAGAGGCTGCATTCTTAACTTCCCACTAAGCAGGGAAACTCACACAGGTGTGGCTGTGATGATCTCATGGAGCTACGTGCATTAAGAcagtgatcccccccccccatttgtcTCAGGTCGATACTTGTGGAGCAGAACTATTTATTAGACTCAATCGTTCATATTGATTATATTGCAGCTGAACAACTGAGCCCCAAGCTTCAGCTatggccggggggggggggggggggggggggggggggtgaaacgGAACATGGtgaattaattacattttttaactagGCTGTACCATGATTGAGATAAAACATCCTCAGTGTTGTACTAATATTGACGTACCTTTCCTTCAACTTCATAGAAGAGTCCGTGTTCAGACGTACTGATTTTGTAGATGTCCGAAAACATCTCATCATCTGAAAATGGAAACAACATCACAAAAAGTAAATCACAAGCTGAACTAGTGTTATTAGTTGAGACAGCCTGAATCATAGAGAGAATtctagaaaagtccatcctaTAAATACGACTGCAGCTAAAGGCTACATGATCCAACGAGGCCACGTACACCGTGTCTGTATCACATCTCTAACATTACATTTATACATTCATCCACTGTCCCACAACACTTCCCCCCCCTACTAAATAATCAACTCTAATGTTCAACTTTCAACAACCTTAATGTTAGTTGATGGTCATAATGTTGAGCTTACCGGCCTTAGCAACATCGGCTAACTAACATGGTGGCTTTAACTAAACTGGGGACCATTTTCGCTTTTTGGTTAGCATTTGATTAGCGTTAGCATTCGACTGCCGGATACACGAGTCAGCTAGTTTTTCTAGCCGGACAAAGTCTATTTTATATCATTAACAAAACCAAAATAACCAACACTACTGTAAAGATATCATTACTCACACGGAAACCCCGTCTACTTACCGGAGATGATGCACTTGTAGATGATCATTTTGCCGTTTCGGTGTTAAATCTCACGGAGACAGAGGGAGTGCTTGCCGCCCTTACAGCACAGGGGAGAAAAAGACCGAGCCAGGCCGCGAGGCACTGTATTTACATCCTGCTTACGTCACCGCGGGCTCGATGACGcgccaacttttttttttctttttttttttaagctttgctGCCACTTTTTGACACTGTGGCCGAAAACCAGCGTTGCATCTTATTTGTATTAACGCagtattaaatgtattttagatTCTAAATGCAACATTTGTAACCCACCCAACCACAAAATGAGCcccatggtgtgtgtgtgtgtgtgtgtgtgtgtgtgtgtgtgtgtgtgtgtgtgtgtgtgtgtgtgtgtgtgtgtgtgtgtctccatttCCATCAATTGAGGCCCCCTCTTATCTCCCATTTGATCCACTAaaacagggatgggcaactttggtgacagcaagggccacattaatttaattctcactgccagagggccaaattgtagaatacaaaaaccattacaataaattatgtctcaaatttaactcagcATATACCAGTTATTATTAttgacatatttctggttttcatgatttcctGGCACATTTTGTcaagttttcttcatgtttccaatgaattgatgtgtaaaaattgactagttttgagggccacattgagggttgacgcACGTGgtccccgggccgccagttgcccacccctgcacTAAAACATTGGAAATctcaaaatgttgtctttttttttttatcctaggCAATTTTCCACCAACACGTATGCCTAGTTTTTTCCCCATGGGATCTGTTTCAGCCCCACCCCCAACCAAAAACAGTTAAAGAGAAGCAAATAAGATCCGCACACAAAGAAGCTcctgtttgaaggatttattgatAAGTGACGTTTTTTCAGCACATGCCTTTCCTCAGACTTAAAACTCaacaaaaaggacatttttttccagAGCACCTCCTGACGAGGAAACCAAAGCTGCCATCAAAGTAGCCTACTGTTGATTAAGAAAGGACTAACACATTTGTATTAAATGTATTAAGAGGAAACGCTGATTTGTAGGCCTagttttaaacatgaacaaTTGAAAGGTAAATAACTTAAGGGTTATTTACCTTAAATTCTTGATGTAGCCTATAAAACAAGTTACAGAGAGGCCCCTGCAAttgtaaattatgttttttatccAAGAAATATAACAACAAGTTTATGTTTTTGAAAGCTTGAGGTCCTGGACGTTGTGGCTTCTTTTAACATGTGAATGTCTGAAAAGGTGACCTACAGTTGACTTATAGATATTGCATGCATATATATCAACAGTATAGGCAAACAAAATATCAATTTTAACATGCAAATGAAGCGTTTTGGAGCTTTTGGAGATTTGGAAGTGGAATAAGAAGCTTAGGCTATCTGCTCTTTTCTTTCAGCAGCCTAAACGTAGTGACAACACAGAAATAACCTCtaacaaagtttaacactgcaCTGAAAATGACAGACGAGTGCAGAAGCATCAGACTTTACTCTGGAGTACCAAAGAAAACGAGCATGTTACTCAATACATAAATGTATGTTGGTTACACTGAGCAAAGATAATTTAAAATCTTTCTCCAGATTCCAGTGAAACATCATTTCCAGTCCATTTTTCAGACGATCTTTCACAAGAAACTATTGCTATAATTTGTTCCTAACACATGTTCAGTGAAGAGGTTCAAGATTTAGCGACACCTTGGAATTAATAATACGTTATCAAGCCAGTTTTCAATACTGTCAAAGAAAGTTTACTTAAATGTGGCACAACAGTCCCCAAGGAGAAATAACTTTGGTGATCTGGTTATTTTGTATTCTAACCAAATTCCCCAGATGTTCTAGAAATCTTTTTCCATAATTAGAAAACCATGCAAGTCTCATTATACATGTATGAAAACAGGGCAAGGAATAGCTCTTTTCGCCCACAGTAGATGTATGCCTCATATTATCAGTTTATCTATAGGCTATTTGTATTAACCCTACCTATACTAAGTGGATAATGTTCAGTAAAATCATATCTAGCTTCATTGCTAAACCTATGACAGTGTACAGTCGCcaattttaattgttttcatcTGCAGTTAGCAGGATGAGTCAAATGTGTCCTATTCTGTGTGAGAATATAGCTTTATTCAAACTTCTGTCAATATTAGACAATAAAGTAGAAGAAAAATCTCATGaaacatttgtcatgaattggcgctattcaaataatgattgattgattaaggCAAATTATTTTGGTGCAAAAAACTAACGTTTCAACGCACTTAATCTTCCTCCAATTCAAACAGTACAGttacagatttgaaaaaacaaaatacactcCTACTCACAGCGAGTCATCACTCATTGGTTGATGAAAGTGTGAGGTAAGCAGGGATTTAACCTGAATTGTGAAAGCACTCAGGTGTAACCCACTTATATAACATCACATCCCAAGTGTGATAATATTTGCAATATATACATTGTTTAGAAGACGACAATTAATCCTACATAGAAACAAAACCGAAGACAAAATAAACCACAACCAGTCTGAACACCGGTGCCCCTCAGGGCTGTGTGCTCAGCCCgtttctcttcaccctgctgaTTCACGACTGTGCTGCACTCCACAGCACAAACCACATTATAAAGTTCGCTGATGACACAACCCTGGTGAGTCTCATTAGTAAGAACAATGATTCAGCATACAGAAAGGGGGTCAAATAGTAGGCGCAACCTACTGCAAACTCAGCAAACTATCTCTGAATGGGGAAAAAGATGATGTTTGTTGACATCAGGAGGAAACAAAGGAGACCACTCCCCACTGAACATCGATGGGTGCTACGTGGAGATTGTGAGGAGTATCACATTCCTAGGTGTCCACCTTGCAGACGATCTCACCTGGTTGCTAAACAcctaaatatttacagtctgtgctcAATACCAGCACCATCATCACAAAGGCCCAGCAGCGCCTGTGCTTCCTTCGTAGGCTaaagaacaacacatttttcagaGGGTATGTAGAGAGCATCCTGAGCAGCTTTATCACTTCCTGGTTTGGAAACTTCACCACCTCAGATCGCAAGACCTTACAAAGGATAGTTAGAACTGCTAAAAAGATCATAGGACATTTACCAATCACACTGTCTCAGCAGAGCCAACAGGATTGTTGCTGACCCCACCCACAAACTCTTTACTCTCTTGCCTTCTGGAAAAAGCTACCAAAGCATCCAAGCCTTCATTACTAGATTGAGTAATAGCTTCTTCCCCCAAGCCGTCAGCCATCATGTATAATGCATGTACTACATACATTTACTGGCTGCACTTCATAAGTACCGGTACATGTGTAGGCTACATCAGTTGATGAtggtctgtgtttaaaaaaacgacATCTGCCCatttaaatgtcactttaacGTTGCCACTTCAGCTGTTTTAGTCACTTTCAAATGTTGTTACCGGTTTGTTTTTCAATCCACTTAGCTTTGTTTAATAATTTAACTATTTATAACCACCTTCTTTTCACTGAATTGAATCTCTTATTCCTTCCTCTTAATTCTTACTTCTTAATTTTTAATCCTCAATTGTAGCATGAAATGTAGCATCACAGTCCTAGAGAATCAACATTTCATCTCACTGTGTACGTTGTGTATGTTTGAAATGACATAAAGAGAACTTGACttgaacaacacaacaaaaaacatgaggcTCATGTTGAGTGTGTAAATGATTCAGTAGTATATTAACAATGTCTCCCTCTCTGGGAGAGATTTTTTCAAAGCCCCAGTGTGATGCAGCAGAACAATGGTTTGCTTGTATGTAGTGTATTGTTACTGCATAGTCCATGCTGAGGTTGCAAATGGCTGCTTTATGTTCAATGATATGTGTGGGGCGTTTGGTCTGATCCTCAGACTATCCCACACAAGCACTTTAGTAGGTAAACATGTGTAGTAGCTACTGCAGTTTGAGAGTTGATCAATTTTTTGCTAGTGCGTGGGTGACAGAAGTGTTTAGTGTCAGATGAGTTGGAGCAGTGAGTGCAGTGGCCACCTGTGGAAGCCAGACGGTGGGTATTGGGAGTGTATCCTTCAGTGAGCAGGCTCTTGTTTAAAAGCCGGGTCACTTCATAAAATGTGCCAGTGTTACTTcacaatgtatttatttcacctGCGATGGTGGTCTTTTAAAACGCAAGAATGGCATCTTCTGCCCATATTATTAGAAAATGTCTACATTTTCTTATACCTTTGAGAAAGAGAATGacattttatattaaagatATGTGgttgttcatttaaatgtatacaAGCtaaagaagagatttaaagaaaaaccttttaaacCACCATTCATTACCTGTAAAGCAACTTTATTTGTACTTTATTTTGTCAAATTATTTTGGTACAAGCACCAGATATAGATAATTTACACCCACCTTCCCTCCGTGCAACACAGTGACATAACTCCAGAATATGGGGAGGTAAGCACATTAGCACTTTGCATACTGCGTTTCCACAAAAGTGCCTTAAAACGGCAATCTGAGTAGGGCCATCGTGAAATCCACttacacaaagaaaaatcacaagGGAACAATAAAAAGGACTGAAGCAGTACTCGGGGAGAAGGCAGGGCCATGGGTACAAATCTAGGTGCATTCAAATAACAGTGTCACCTTGAAATTATAGACGAGACTttttaggaaaaaaacaaacaagaagagaaCCGGCACATTTAAATTGAACACATGTAAgacaaaagaacaacattttaaaaagtcaatgtaCATCtatacacaaaataaacatatcATGAAAATTTATTGACAGATGATAAAGATGCAAGTGCAACACAGCAAAAGTACATTGACCTCCTCACACATACTGTGCCATGTTTCTCTTCTATTACTAGGTTATGGGATAGCAAAAATAGTTTCTTACTCCATGCTAATGGAACCACACTTTTATGATGTATCATTTTGATCACTAGACCCGTGTCCTGGGTTTTATTCTCAATTGTCTATTCACTAGTTGTTTAGTTGCAGCAGGTGGTTAAGTACTGCACAGGAGTCACATCATTACATCATTTTATCACCTAAACAAAGCTGTAAATCTTGAGCTAAACATGTGACAGGCTACAGCTGTCCACAGTCTGTGATGACAAGCTTCTTTGAGGGGGGGCCTCCTTTTGTGCCCAGCTCTCCCATCCGTTGCAACACATCCATTCCTTCACAAACCCAACCGAAAGCCACATGTTTGAAGTCCAGGTGTTCGGCTTTCTTCAGTGTGATGAAGAACTGGGAGTTGTTGGTGTCGCGTCCACGATTGGCCATCGACAGAATGCCTGGGCCTGTGTGCCGGACATCAAAGTTTTCATCTTCAAACTTGCTGCCGTAGATGGACTTGCCTCCTGTGCCATCACTGTTTGTGATGTCACCGCCCTAAGAGACATACAAGTAACTCGTTAGAAATGTTAACATGGAGATTTGctcctgaaaataaaacattcttcCTTGTCAGAGACACAGCGAGTATGGAGTGCTTGAAGGAATCATTTGAATAATACTTTACCAAATGGCACTAATAATGACTTTGAAAAACTTGAATGCCTGACTTACCTGACACATGAAGTCTGGTATGACTCTATGGAAGATGGAAGCCcgaaggccaaatcctttctcGCCAGTGCAGAGAGCCCTGAAGTTTTCAGCCGTCTTGGGGACAATATGGGAAAAGAGCTCTATGTTGATTGTGCCAAGTGGTTGGCCATCAGCTTCCACTTTGAAGAAAACCTGTGGGTTAGTGTCTCTGGAGTGCTCTTGAATTCTGGACATCTGAGGTGAGGAGATACATGAGGCATCACCATCAGCACTGCCTATGCGACTCTGACACTCGCAGAAGGTCTTCTTGAAGGATTGGGTTATCTCAGGGGTTTTGAACTTGGCTGCCAACTGCTCCACTACTGCATCGCCATCTAGATAATCcgagcaaaagaaaagaagacatcaACAAAAGGACAGCTGAAAAGCATATCGATATTTGCATAAAGTAGTGCTGGGCGATTAATGGAGTTCCAATTACCATTTTGGCTTCCcacaatcatgaaaacaagataatcgagATCAAACAACTACTGTTACACTCGTTTTGTCTTAAGGTTTTGTCATGTGTAGTAAATGGagctctccctcccttcctctacacacactaaaacagCTCTTGCTGGGGAGCCATGGCATGCACTCTGGTTAGTTTGAAAAAGCAAGAGAACTTAAGATGACAtgtatatttagatttttttcacttatttattttcattcagttttataatcgtgatctcaatatcaatcaaaataatcataattatgatttttttgctttataCTCGAGCAGCCCTAACACAAAGTCATCTATTTAAGAATTGATCTTTATATCTTTATTATAATTGATGGTTTTCAAGATAAAATCATAGCTCAATCAAAAttatgtgatttaaaaactaATAGCTAAATGTGGGCCAGTGGACCTCTAACAACTTTCTCTATAGACGGGAAGTGCAGTTACCACAAGATGCATTTACAAAAGCTAAAACAGACAAGTCGAGTGCAGAATGTTATCACATAAAAACACTATGAACAAACCTGAGTAGTCGGTGGCAATCCAGATCAGTGCGTTGGCTGAGGCGTTCATGGGTTTAAGTTCCATCGCCTGTGTAATAGTGTGGTTGGCACAAACTCTGAACACCTGCTCTCTTCTCATCAGGATACGGTAGAAACGTTTATCAGGATGGAAGAGAATCTTGATGTCACCGACCCCTCGCTCCTTCCACTGACCTAGGTCTCGGTCCCACCGGTACAGCTTGGTGCGCTCCTTAAACAGGatttcctcgtcctcctctccaGACTTTGTCTCCACCTGAGAGGTAGAGAGTTAGGCAGGGATGAGTTGCTgtgcattaaataaataatgaagctTCAGGCCTATTAAACAGCAGGACAGACCAAGAGCATTGGAAATCAGAATTTAGAGGTACCTCTGGTAGTGATACTATTGGCTCAAAGTGAATGTCCACTTCATTAGGAGCCTCCTCCTCATCACTTCCATCCTCATCTCCAttgttttttggggcttttggcACCACAGAACGGAATACTGTAGCCCCAGCGTTTGCCCATGAGAAGTCAGTATCtcctttgaaaagaaaacaattaataAGAGAGGATATCTATTTAGCTGATTTCATctttactttaaattaaataccaACCTTTTGTTCCAAATGCAAATCCATCAGTGTTTTGAGCCAATTCAGCAAACGAGAAGCCTCCAAAAGAGTTAAAGCCAAAGTTTGAGGAATCTGTGGAGGGAAAGACGgtcattaaataataaagacTGAATGAAATGCTCTTTGTCTCAAGATTTTAGGCAGGAATCTAGCAGAGGGGAGGTTGGACAAAATAATTAACACTAAATCCAAACTCTTAGCTGAAGATGATACTTAGCTGGGTTAACTGGTAATGTTTGTGCTAGTTTGAACTTCTTTATATAATTAACACTATTAGGATGAACAGTCAAGAGGTGCCCGATCCCTTACCCCTGAAGGGGTAAAGTGAGATGATCAATGGGCTGGGAGAGTAGAAATGTATACGTTCTGCTCAAGAAgtgtgcatacatttttttaaactctaagcttttcttaaaatatataaataagtaCTATATTACCTTTTTGAGCCATAAACAGTATTTAAAACCATTTAAGAGGCTGAAGAAGACAACTAGTACAGCATTACATGTTCATAGAACTAAAGGTAAAAGAAGCTTGACCTAAACCAAACatacttttaaaaagcattttcaacaacaaatgCTTCTTCAACTTAGAGAAGCTCAGAGGTAACATAGGTAAATATAAAAGAAGTATCTGTTTCACCATCAAACCCAGCCTGTGGGAAGGGCTACATTATTAACACCACTGCACTGCACAGTACCTTGACTAGCTGTTGGAGCGGTCAAAGCTACAGCTGTAGTCTCACTGTTGGAGTCCGGCTCTGGGCTCTTTTTAGTCGACAGGTCAAtgggagagctgctgctgggagCATCATTCCGAGTCTCTGTTGGCTGGTCTGACGTCTGTTCTTTTGGTCTAGACGTGCTGCCTGCAGCTTCTGTGCTGCCTGTAGCTTCTGTGCTGCCTGCAGCTTCTGTGCTGCCTGTAGCTTCTGTGCTGCCTGCAGCTTCTGTGCTGCCTGTAGCTTCTGTGCTGCCTGTAGCTTCTGTGCTGCTGGAAGATGGACCTGCACTTGGCTCTTCTTCTTGGTCAACTGAAGTGCTGATCGGGGTCTTTTCAGTTTGGTTTAACTGAGCGTCCTGAAACAATTTAGCAGTTAAACTTAAATGCTATTGATGcaacattaaaaaaggaaattaaaaactgCGACCAACTCAGTTTAGCCATATAGACCAAAGTAAAATATTTAGCACTCATGGTAAGATATATGATAATGCGCTGTCCAAACAAGAATGCAAGTATCCCACTTAAGGAAGTTCATAATGTTCATCATTTAGGAAATGTTACTATTCATGCAGCTTACTTGTCCATCACTAAAAATGGGTGCAGTTAAGAAGGCTTGCATTACTAAAATTATTATCTGGCAATCAAATTGATGGAGCCAGTTGCATGTTTCAGTAAACATGTAGCAGCTGACCACATGTACTCTGTCATAAATCATTATTATCTGTACACTATTTGAATTATATTTGGTTTCAGTTAATGTTGAGTCCATTACCAAGTCTTGCTGTGCCTTGCGGACCTCTGTCTCAAAGTCTTCAGGTTTGTCGGGGTCCGGGTCACTGTCAGTGGTGCTCAGGCCGCAGAAGAAGGTGGGTGGCAGCTGGAGGCTTTtcgccttctcctcctcctctggcgTTGGCTTCTTCTCCCACACCACCTGGCAGTCTTGCTCTGAATGGAACATGAAGGTTGAAGCATTTGATTTTTCTCTGCATACTTTTCACCATTTAGTGGAACTTATATTGTATGTATGGAAGAGAACATCTATCCATACAGCCTACTTTTCTCTGAGAAGTTATTAGCCAACACGGCAACTGACAAAATCATGGCCTATAATgggataaaaaaatgttgtgtgtgACAGAATACAAGACACATACCATCACCACATGCTGCAGCCTTTTTCTCAGGAGGGTCAGGGTACAGCTTTCCATTTAAGGCTTTTACAGCTGACTCATAGTCCTCATctgaaaaatgagaaaaaacaaacgtaTATTTCACTTTAATTACCTTTTGATTCTTATGCaacacaaaatgtttgcatCTAATCTTTGGTCTTACCATCACTTTGATCGTCACTTATGTAGCCTGGTTCATTCTGGTAGCAGAAGAAGGTAAGAGGCAGCAAGAGCTTTCTTGCTAAAGCAGCCTGTTCAGCTGTAGGTTCTCTGACATACACAACCTCCACCTCTGAGTCCTCATCTGACCCTGCACTGCCTCCTTCTGCCCGAGGTGCTCCTGTGACAGACAGATGATATAGTAAAAACATACAGTCAGGGTAAGAAGGTAGGGATTAGAAGAAAAGCAGGAATTAAActgcttcttttcttct is a window of Labrus mixtus chromosome 13, fLabMix1.1, whole genome shotgun sequence DNA encoding:
- the tpt1 gene encoding translationally-controlled tumor protein homolog, with the translated sequence MIIYKCIISDDEMFSDIYKISTSEHGLFYEVEGKTITRTEQFDDALIGANASSEEICETADASSNSGCDIVLNHNLKETGFNKKSYMAYLKDYCKNIKKKLEETNPDRVVGFQEACKLEVKAVVDSLKDYQFFTGENMNPDGMVGLLNYREDGITPYMLFFKDGLLAEKC